From Chryseobacterium salivictor, a single genomic window includes:
- the pdxA gene encoding 4-hydroxythreonine-4-phosphate dehydrogenase PdxA gives MSPKQYKIKVGISIGDYNGIGPEIIMKSLKDKSITDFFTPIIFGSGKLFTYQKNIFKLQHNFNYITEVAQAQDDKINMVNLWKDNVNVNLGTPTEESTRMAIDSLEAATNALINGEIDVLVTAPINKEEMMKHGFQHAGHTGYLEEKFGKKGLMFLVTNDLKVAVSTHHIPLASVAENISKEKIKKQIKLLNQCLIEDFCIERPKIAVLGLNPHAGDGGTIGREEIEIIEPAIRELFDNGVLAFGPYPADSYFQPGKYKNFDAVLAMYHDQGLAPFKTLAYEEGVNYTAGLPYVRTSPDHGVAYDIAGKNIADEQSFTEAIFMAIKIFNNRKEYNDLITNRMQPRRSSSANSPDEDLPVDRA, from the coding sequence ATGAGTCCGAAACAATATAAAATAAAAGTGGGAATTTCTATCGGTGATTACAATGGAATCGGTCCGGAAATTATCATGAAATCTCTGAAAGATAAATCTATTACCGATTTTTTTACGCCCATTATATTTGGTTCGGGAAAACTGTTTACCTATCAGAAAAACATTTTCAAACTTCAGCATAATTTTAATTATATCACAGAAGTTGCACAGGCGCAGGACGATAAAATAAACATGGTGAATCTCTGGAAAGACAATGTGAATGTAAATCTAGGCACTCCAACTGAAGAATCTACCCGAATGGCAATCGATTCTTTGGAAGCCGCGACCAATGCTTTGATAAATGGTGAAATTGATGTTTTGGTTACCGCTCCCATTAACAAAGAGGAGATGATGAAACACGGTTTTCAGCATGCAGGACACACCGGTTATCTGGAAGAGAAATTTGGCAAAAAAGGCCTGATGTTTTTAGTGACAAATGATTTAAAAGTTGCGGTCTCTACACATCATATTCCGCTTGCCAGCGTTGCGGAAAATATTTCTAAGGAGAAGATCAAAAAACAAATCAAACTTTTGAATCAGTGTTTAATTGAGGATTTCTGCATCGAAAGACCAAAAATCGCAGTGTTGGGTTTGAATCCGCATGCGGGCGATGGCGGAACGATCGGCAGAGAAGAAATCGAAATCATAGAGCCGGCAATCCGAGAATTGTTTGATAATGGCGTTTTGGCCTTTGGACCTTATCCTGCAGACAGCTATTTTCAACCTGGTAAATATAAAAATTTCGATGCAGTTTTGGCCATGTATCATGATCAGGGTTTAGCGCCGTTTAAAACACTGGCTTACGAAGAAGGGGTAAATTACACCGCCGGCTTGCCTTATGTCAGAACTTCTCCCGATCATGGCGTTGCTTATGATATTGCCGGTAAAAATATTGCGGATGAACAGAGTTTTACCGAGGCAATTTTCATGGCCATCAAAATCTTCAATAACAGAAAAGAATATAATGACTTAATAACCAATCGGATGCAGCCGCGTAGAAGCTCTTCTGCTAACAGCCCCGATGAGGATCTGCCGGTTGATCGAGCCTAG